A DNA window from Methanobacteriaceae archaeon contains the following coding sequences:
- a CDS encoding radical SAM protein codes for MNLYRGCTHGCIYCDSRSDVYNMDHDFEDIEVKQNALELLKKELLKRPKAMIGTGAMTDPYIPLEKHLQYVRKSLELIYRYGFGFTCITKSDLILRDLDLLKKINEKTRVVVQMTLTTADDELCKILEPNVAPTSRRVEVLKKLNEENIPTIVWLCPILPYINDTAKNINSIIDYCIDANVKGILCYNMGVTLRDGDREYFYEKLDEHFPGLKNKYIREFGNKYSINSSDNQKLMNIFRYRTKEHGILNNFDEIYKFLYHFPQKSVQSTLI; via the coding sequence ATGAATCTTTATAGAGGATGCACCCACGGCTGCATTTACTGTGATTCAAGAAGCGATGTCTATAATATGGACCATGATTTTGAAGATATTGAAGTTAAGCAAAATGCACTTGAACTTCTTAAAAAAGAACTTCTTAAACGTCCAAAGGCAATGATTGGAACAGGAGCTATGACTGATCCATATATTCCACTTGAAAAACATCTTCAATATGTAAGAAAATCCTTAGAACTTATTTACAGATACGGATTTGGTTTTACATGCATTACAAAGTCAGATTTGATTTTAAGAGATCTTGATTTACTTAAAAAAATCAATGAAAAAACAAGAGTTGTTGTTCAGATGACACTTACAACAGCAGATGATGAGCTTTGTAAAATCCTAGAACCAAATGTAGCTCCTACATCAAGAAGAGTGGAAGTCTTAAAAAAGCTAAACGAGGAAAATATACCAACTATTGTATGGCTTTGTCCGATTTTACCATATATCAACGATACTGCTAAAAATATCAATTCTATTATTGATTACTGCATTGATGCAAACGTTAAAGGAATTTTGTGCTATAATATGGGAGTAACTCTTAGAGATGGGGACAGAGAATACTTTTATGAAAAATTGGATGAGCATTTTCCAGGTCTTAAGAATAAATACATCCGTGAATTTGGAAACAAATATTCCATTAACAGTTCGGATAATCAAAAACTGATGAATATTTTCCGATACAGGACAAAGGAGCATGGAATTTTAAATAATTTTGATGAAATCTATAAGTTTCTTTATCACTTTCCTCAAAAATCCGTTCAATCTACATTAATCTAA
- a CDS encoding DEAD/DEAH box helicase, producing the protein MNFNELNISDNVKKGLNKMGFTKATPIQEQSIPISLKGRDVMGQAQTGSGKTVAFAIPIIEKIFIEDKSPQAIVLCPTRELCMQVADEISKVASHIKKLKILSVYGGQPIGKQTRVLKKGVHIVVGTPGRVIDHINRGNLDLIGIESVVLDEADEMLNMGFREDMEFILKNTPKNRQTLLFSATMPDEIKKIAKKYQKDPKFIKVKANKKNTPKITQYSFKCNIKYKFDDMTRLLDVYDVELALIFCNTKKGVDYVAKHLRKRGYSVDSLHGDMTQKMRDKVMNKFRNGKIDILVATDVAARGLDVDNLDVIINYDVPQNPENYIHRIGRTARAGKVGYAFTLVCRDETRRFAAIRKANNTKITQKEIPSYKEVENIKNKMILDKVINVIERDGVDECYVNAIKNNTNKKITSQQLAAGLLKMVREN; encoded by the coding sequence ATGAATTTTAATGAACTAAATATTTCTGATAATGTTAAAAAAGGATTAAACAAGATGGGATTTACAAAAGCAACTCCCATTCAAGAACAATCAATTCCTATATCTCTAAAAGGACGCGATGTGATGGGCCAGGCACAAACAGGTTCTGGAAAAACCGTTGCATTTGCAATTCCAATTATTGAAAAGATTTTTATTGAAGACAAATCACCTCAAGCTATTGTTTTATGCCCTACAAGAGAATTATGTATGCAGGTTGCAGATGAAATTTCAAAAGTAGCTTCACATATTAAAAAACTTAAAATTTTATCTGTTTATGGTGGCCAGCCAATAGGAAAACAGACAAGAGTACTTAAAAAAGGTGTTCATATTGTTGTTGGAACTCCTGGGCGTGTAATTGATCATATCAACAGAGGAAACCTTGATTTAATTGGTATTGAAAGTGTTGTTTTGGATGAAGCAGATGAAATGCTAAATATGGGTTTTAGAGAGGATATGGAGTTTATCCTTAAAAACACTCCTAAAAACAGACAGACTTTATTATTCTCAGCTACAATGCCTGATGAGATTAAAAAAATAGCTAAAAAATATCAAAAAGATCCTAAATTCATCAAAGTTAAAGCAAACAAGAAAAACACTCCAAAAATTACTCAATATTCATTTAAATGTAATATCAAGTACAAATTTGATGATATGACTCGTCTTCTTGATGTTTATGATGTGGAACTTGCTTTAATATTCTGTAACACTAAAAAAGGTGTGGATTATGTTGCAAAACACTTAAGAAAAAGAGGATATTCTGTTGACAGTCTTCACGGGGATATGACTCAAAAAATGAGAGATAAAGTAATGAATAAGTTTAGAAACGGAAAAATAGACATTCTCGTTGCAACAGATGTTGCTGCACGTGGATTGGACGTTGACAACTTGGATGTAATTATCAACTATGATGTTCCACAAAATCCTGAAAACTATATTCACAGAATAGGAAGAACTGCAAGAGCAGGTAAAGTCGGATATGCATTTACTTTAGTATGCAGAGATGAAACAAGAAGATTTGCAGCTATTAGAAAAGCAAACAACACTAAAATCACACAAAAAGAGATTCCTTCCTACAAAGAAGTTGAAAACATTAAAAACAAGATGATTTTAGATAAGGTAATCAATGTCATTGAACGTGATGGTGTTGATGAGTGTTATGTAAATGCAATTAAAAATAACACAAATAAAA
- a CDS encoding Dna2/Cas4 domain-containing protein, which produces MLQKDITQYSIGYEIKTHPSIKGMQIIEDKNNFPISWLNKQGYCEYQLYLEHIKHIETQRTRQMTKGSEIHQQLEDEFKKDSTPISFDDAFEMSKKEALISRECFVVSAKFGIRGFIDEIWMMPDEIVIIDDKPGKIPYESTMNQVRAYCLAYKDMTGDKRKIKSALRQRATDNIFWSEEFTKDVENQILFTINRIHGLFEGTKPFVPTKNPNKCHSCRFKHDCEHAK; this is translated from the coding sequence ATGCTACAAAAAGACATTACACAATATTCAATTGGATATGAAATTAAAACACACCCTTCAATAAAAGGCATGCAAATTATTGAAGATAAAAACAATTTCCCGATTAGTTGGTTAAATAAGCAAGGTTATTGTGAATACCAGCTATATCTCGAACACATAAAACATATAGAAACACAAAGAACAAGACAAATGACAAAGGGAAGTGAAATTCACCAGCAGCTTGAAGATGAGTTTAAAAAAGATTCAACTCCAATAAGTTTTGATGATGCTTTTGAAATGTCTAAAAAAGAAGCATTAATATCCAGAGAATGTTTTGTAGTATCAGCAAAGTTTGGAATTAGAGGATTTATTGATGAGATATGGATGATGCCTGATGAAATTGTAATTATTGACGATAAACCCGGAAAAATACCATATGAATCTACAATGAACCAGGTAAGAGCATACTGTCTTGCATATAAAGATATGACTGGAGATAAAAGAAAAATCAAATCAGCACTACGCCAGAGGGCAACAGACAATATCTTCTGGAGCGAAGAATTTACAAAAGACGTTGAAAATCAGATTTTATTTACAATAAACAGAATTCACGGATTGTTTGAAGGAACAAAACCATTCGTACCTACTAAAAACCCGAATAAATGTCATTCCTGCAGATTCAAACACGACTGTG